One Bradyrhizobium diazoefficiens DNA window includes the following coding sequences:
- a CDS encoding RimK family alpha-L-glutamate ligase: protein MLHPLSAPNYADRIGFAQLTRQAFEGVDLHPLRDQLLARVTEGTAHAGEGLDLSLIAQLMGEKEAGLVIQSEVLSFHQLFRTPAAVPKPGLRVLALAADIDMGGNTPIEFLLEGSDIELLTLYVTKGTGLPETLPDHDIAIVVASDSEECREALALIEKAAPRWPRPMLNRPELIGNLDRDKLYRLLADIPGLDIPVTAHATRAQLSALAEGQIACKDITGELHFPMIARPRGTHAGVGLAKLDDAPALAAYLAEREEQDFFVARFVDYVGPDGLYRKIRLTMIDGKPYACHMAIADRWDIWYLNAYMAFSEEKRAEEAIFMQDFDRAFAARHKNALDEMSGRVGLDYFIVDCAENRNGELLVFEADNTAVVHNMDSPVVFPYKPPQMRKIFAAFTAMLSRHVKASDKAGVESAA from the coding sequence ATGTTGCATCCGCTTTCAGCGCCGAACTATGCCGACCGTATCGGCTTTGCGCAGTTGACGCGCCAGGCTTTCGAGGGCGTCGATCTGCACCCGTTGCGCGACCAATTGCTGGCGCGGGTCACGGAGGGCACGGCGCATGCGGGCGAGGGCCTGGACCTGTCGCTGATCGCCCAGCTGATGGGCGAGAAGGAGGCCGGGCTCGTGATCCAGTCGGAGGTGCTCTCCTTCCATCAACTGTTTCGCACGCCCGCAGCCGTGCCGAAGCCGGGCTTGCGCGTGCTTGCGCTCGCAGCCGACATCGACATGGGCGGCAACACGCCGATCGAATTCCTGCTCGAAGGCTCCGACATCGAACTCCTGACACTCTATGTCACCAAGGGAACAGGCTTGCCGGAAACGCTGCCCGATCACGACATCGCCATCGTGGTCGCATCCGATTCCGAGGAGTGCCGCGAAGCGCTTGCGCTGATCGAAAAGGCCGCGCCGCGCTGGCCGCGACCGATGCTCAATCGTCCTGAACTGATCGGCAATCTCGATCGCGACAAATTGTATCGGCTGCTGGCTGATATCCCCGGTCTCGACATCCCCGTGACGGCCCACGCGACGCGCGCGCAATTGTCGGCTCTCGCGGAAGGGCAGATCGCCTGCAAGGACATCACCGGCGAATTGCACTTTCCAATGATCGCGCGGCCGCGCGGCACGCATGCCGGCGTCGGGCTTGCGAAGCTCGACGATGCTCCCGCGCTCGCGGCCTATCTTGCCGAGCGGGAAGAGCAGGACTTCTTCGTCGCGCGCTTCGTCGACTACGTGGGCCCCGACGGGCTCTATCGCAAAATCCGGCTCACCATGATCGACGGCAAGCCCTATGCCTGCCACATGGCGATCGCCGATCGCTGGGACATCTGGTATCTCAACGCCTACATGGCGTTCAGCGAAGAGAAGCGGGCTGAAGAAGCCATCTTCATGCAAGACTTCGACCGTGCCTTCGCAGCGCGCCACAAGAATGCGCTCGACGAGATGAGCGGGCGCGTCGGTCTCGATTATTTCATCGTCGATTGCGCCGAGAACCGGAACGGCGAGCTGCTGGTGTTCGAGGCCGACAATACTGCTGTCGTGCACAACATGGATTCGCCGGTCGTGTTTCCATACAAGCCGCCGCAGATGCGCAAGATCTTTGCCGCGTTCACCGCGATGTTGTCGCGGCACGTTAAGGCGAGTGACAAGGCGGGCGTGGAGAGCGCAGCATGA